From the genome of Rhizobium sp. ZPR4:
GTTCTCCAAGCTGAGGATGCGCCGCTTCGAAAACGTGACCATCCGCTGGGGGAGTTTCTTCGACCGGGATATAAGTGATGCCGATGCCGTGACGTGTTATCTCATGATCGAGCCGATGCCAAAGGTCAGCAGCTTCCTCGACAAAACGCTCAAGGACGGAACACCAGTGGTTTCGTTGACATTCTGGTTTCGCGACCGGCAGATCGAAGCATCGCGCGAAGGACCAGGGCTGCGGGGCGGTGCAGCACTCTATTACTGGCCCGCCCGCAAGGTTTAAAAGCCTCCTGGCAGCGACCTATTTCAAGTCGCCGCCAGGATTGCGTCTGAGACGCGGACAAAGAAGGTATCCGAAAACTCGCGGCATTCAGAGAGAAGCGAATTCCCGCCTCTTCGGCTGACCCTGAGCTGCATTCGAGACGCTTTCCCATGCGTCCCAGGTTGCAAGACGCGCGACG
Proteins encoded in this window:
- a CDS encoding class I SAM-dependent methyltransferase, producing the protein MSDLTSLVPIIIALSLCLSILLFHGLTGVPPVPSSSAEIADVIELLRNANLPKGAIIYELGSGWGSVVIALARAFPDAEIRGIEISPVPYLFSKLRMRRFENVTIRWGSFFDRDISDADAVTCYLMIEPMPKVSSFLDKTLKDGTPVVSLTFWFRDRQIEASREGPGLRGGAALYYWPARKV